One window from the genome of Rhodopseudomonas sp. P2A-2r encodes:
- the hisG gene encoding ATP phosphoribosyltransferase, with translation MTAPFVLAVPSKGRLQENAEAFFARAGLALAKPGGARDYRGTIPGLDNVEIAYLSASEIASQLARGAVHLGVTGEDLLRESIVDADRRVALIEGLGFGSANVVVAVPQSWIDVRTMADLDDVTTGFRAQHNRRMRVATKYINLTRNFFAAHGVVDYRIVESAGATEGAPATGTAEMIVDITTTGATLAANGLKVLDDGVILRSQANLVASRDADWSDHARETARIILDHIAARARASKYKEVRTRFAGCDAALLAEAHKRFGVVSPFGGPTSSGMITLHCPPAQIYALGSFLRDHGADTVSVASLDYVLDRANPLFAKLETFLRP, from the coding sequence ATGACCGCGCCGTTCGTTCTCGCCGTTCCCTCCAAGGGCCGCCTCCAGGAAAACGCCGAGGCGTTCTTCGCGCGCGCCGGGCTTGCGCTGGCCAAGCCGGGCGGCGCCCGCGACTATCGGGGCACCATTCCCGGCCTCGACAACGTCGAGATCGCCTATCTCTCGGCCAGCGAGATCGCCTCGCAGCTGGCGCGCGGCGCGGTGCATCTCGGCGTCACCGGCGAGGACCTGCTGCGCGAGAGCATCGTCGATGCCGACAGGCGCGTTGCGCTGATCGAGGGCCTCGGCTTCGGCAGCGCCAACGTGGTCGTCGCCGTGCCGCAGTCGTGGATCGACGTCCGCACCATGGCCGATCTCGACGACGTCACCACCGGCTTCCGCGCCCAGCACAACCGCCGCATGCGCGTCGCCACCAAGTACATCAACCTGACGCGCAACTTCTTCGCCGCACATGGCGTGGTCGACTACCGCATCGTCGAGAGTGCCGGTGCCACCGAGGGCGCCCCCGCCACCGGCACCGCCGAGATGATCGTCGACATCACCACCACCGGCGCCACCCTCGCGGCCAACGGCCTCAAGGTGCTCGATGATGGTGTGATCCTGCGCAGCCAGGCCAATCTCGTCGCCTCGCGCGACGCCGACTGGAGCGACCACGCGCGCGAGACCGCACGCATCATTCTCGACCATATCGCCGCGCGCGCCCGCGCCAGCAAGTACAAGGAAGTCCGCACCCGCTTCGCCGGCTGCGACGCCGCCCTGCTGGCCGAAGCGCACAAGCGTTTCGGCGTGGTGTCGCCATTCGGCGGACCGACCTCGTCGGGCATGATCACGCTGCACTGCCCGCCGGCGCAGATCTATGCATTGGGCAGCTTCCTGCGCGACCACGGCGCCGATACGGTCTCCGTGGCATCGCTCGATTACGTGCTCGACCGCGCCAATCCGCTGTTCGCCAAGCTCGAGACATTCCTGCGGCCGTAG
- a CDS encoding DUF2093 domain-containing protein, whose protein sequence is MLNKFGPSGNGEAKLQYLDGDFRVVSPGTYVKCAITQERIPLDELKYWSVDLQEAYALPSSVLQRHYPAALKAS, encoded by the coding sequence GTGCTGAACAAATTCGGACCGTCGGGCAACGGCGAGGCGAAGCTGCAATATCTCGATGGCGATTTCCGCGTGGTGTCGCCGGGTACCTATGTGAAATGCGCGATCACCCAGGAGCGGATTCCGCTCGATGAGCTGAAATACTGGAGCGTCGATCTGCAGGAAGCCTATGCGCTCCCGTCCTCTGTGCTGCAGCGACACTACCCGGCTGCGCTGAAGGCGAGCTGA
- a CDS encoding ATP phosphoribosyltransferase regulatory subunit, with translation MTETAAPRATGSAAWADALLLSFAQAGYHQAEPAILQPAEPFLDLSGEDIRKSLYLTTDASGDELCLRPDLTIPVARDYLASAQAGQPAGFCYLGPVFRYRQGCPSEFLQAGIESFGRQDSAAADAEMLALGLEATATFGVTDVDIRTGDVALFTALIDALDLYPVWKRRLIKDFNRKGDLEMDLGRLTLAEAPARNEYEGVLAALAGSDRKAALALVTDLMSIAGASNVGGRSVAEIADRFLEQSTLKGGALPREALALIKRFLAISGSPDDALAQLRALAAEAQLDLTAAIDTFESRTGFMAARGVDVSKIRFATSFGRGLDYYTGFEFELHRKGNGVEPLVAGGRYDGLLSQLGSTTPIPAVGFSIWITTLTQVRRNASASELAGSTP, from the coding sequence ATGACCGAAACCGCCGCCCCTCGCGCGACCGGATCCGCCGCATGGGCGGATGCGCTGCTGCTGTCGTTCGCCCAGGCCGGCTACCACCAGGCCGAGCCAGCGATCCTACAGCCGGCCGAACCGTTTCTCGACCTGTCCGGCGAGGACATCCGCAAAAGCCTGTACCTGACCACCGACGCCTCCGGCGACGAGCTGTGCCTGCGTCCGGACCTCACCATTCCCGTGGCCCGGGATTACCTCGCCTCCGCCCAGGCCGGACAGCCGGCCGGCTTCTGCTATCTCGGCCCGGTGTTCCGTTATCGCCAGGGCTGCCCGAGCGAATTCCTGCAGGCCGGGATCGAATCCTTCGGCCGCCAGGACAGTGCCGCCGCCGACGCCGAAATGCTGGCGCTCGGCCTCGAGGCCACCGCCACCTTTGGCGTGACCGACGTGGACATCCGCACCGGCGACGTGGCGCTGTTCACCGCGCTGATCGACGCGCTTGACCTCTATCCGGTGTGGAAGCGCCGGCTGATCAAGGATTTCAACCGCAAGGGCGATCTCGAGATGGATCTCGGCCGCCTGACGCTGGCGGAAGCGCCGGCCCGCAACGAATATGAAGGCGTGCTCGCCGCATTGGCCGGCTCCGACCGCAAGGCGGCGCTGGCACTGGTCACCGACCTGATGTCCATCGCCGGTGCCAGCAATGTCGGCGGCCGTTCGGTGGCCGAGATCGCCGACCGTTTCCTCGAGCAGTCGACGCTCAAGGGCGGCGCCCTGCCCCGCGAAGCACTGGCGCTGATCAAGCGCTTCCTCGCCATCTCCGGCAGTCCCGACGACGCGCTGGCGCAACTGCGCGCGCTGGCCGCCGAGGCGCAGCTCGACCTCACCGCGGCCATCGACACCTTCGAAAGCCGCACCGGCTTCATGGCCGCCCGTGGCGTCGACGTTTCGAAGATCCGCTTCGCCACCTCGTTCGGCCGCGGCCTCGACTACTACACCGGCTTCGAGTTCGAACTGCACCGCAAGGGCAACGGCGTCGAGCCGTTGGTGGCCGGCGGGCGCTATGATGGCCTGCTCAGCCAGCTGGGTTCCACCACGCCGATTCCCGCCGTCGGCTTCTCGATCTGGATCACAACTCTGACACAGGTTCGCCGCAACGCTTCCGCAAGCGAATTGGCGGGGAGCACACCATGA
- a CDS encoding DUF2076 domain-containing protein: MTPQERQLVDDLFDRLSKVEAAPRDRDALDAIAAGQRRAPNALYALVQTVLLQDEALKRAHDRITELEGGGAPEQAPPGGFLDTMRDALFGQNQPAPRGSVPNVPPPSSRPAWNTGQVLGQPPAQGGYGQGQYGQAPGYGQAPGYAQPQAPAAAGGGGSFLGTAAAAAAGMVGGSLLLGSIRSMMGGAGGHQGFGDSANASESRSPWSSDSSGGNLARDAGVNDIGSSGQRAGAFDQAQADADQDQDQDQDDHDDMDMDSDDFGGDDDSNFA, translated from the coding sequence ATGACACCGCAGGAACGCCAGCTGGTTGACGATCTGTTCGACCGGCTCAGCAAGGTCGAAGCCGCGCCGCGCGACCGCGATGCGCTCGACGCTATCGCCGCAGGACAACGCCGCGCGCCCAATGCCCTTTATGCGCTGGTGCAGACCGTGTTGCTGCAGGACGAGGCGCTGAAGCGCGCCCATGACCGCATCACCGAACTGGAAGGCGGCGGCGCGCCCGAACAGGCGCCGCCCGGCGGCTTCCTCGATACCATGCGCGACGCGCTGTTTGGCCAGAACCAGCCCGCCCCGCGCGGCTCGGTCCCCAACGTCCCGCCCCCGAGCAGCCGCCCGGCCTGGAATACCGGGCAGGTGCTCGGCCAGCCACCCGCGCAGGGCGGCTATGGTCAGGGTCAGTACGGCCAGGCGCCAGGCTACGGTCAGGCCCCCGGCTACGCCCAGCCGCAGGCGCCCGCCGCCGCCGGAGGCGGTGGATCGTTCCTGGGCACTGCCGCAGCTGCTGCGGCCGGCATGGTCGGCGGCTCGCTGCTGCTCGGCAGCATCCGCTCCATGATGGGCGGTGCCGGCGGCCATCAGGGCTTTGGCGACAGCGCCAATGCCAGCGAGAGCCGGAGCCCGTGGAGTTCGGATTCGTCCGGCGGCAATCTGGCACGCGATGCCGGCGTCAATGACATCGGCTCATCCGGCCAGCGCGCCGGCGCCTTCGATCAGGCGCAGGCCGATGCCGACCAGGATCAGGACCAGGACCAGGACGATCACGACGATATGGACATGGATTCCGACGATTTCGGCGGCGACGACGACAGCAATTTCGCCTGA
- a CDS encoding glycosyltransferase family 2 protein, whose product MMLGSDVSGLATDPATAAAQGLSIVVPVYNEAAGLTHFHERLGVLAQTLKQRHGLACEVVYVDDGSADGTLAIARALPATSSLDVQVVSLSRNFGKEAALMAGLDHASRGAVMFMDGDGQHPPELVEQLVRHWIVEGYDVVYTAKAHRDNESFLRRQAVRGFYALINWGARQKIPEDAGDFRLLSPRAAAALRLLPERNRFFKGLATWIGFRQLRVDYEPAARAHGVTSFNPRQLIGLSIEGLTSFSVAPLRFASMFGLLLALGAFLFGLNILWETWMEGKSVPGYPSLMVGLMTIGGVQLLMIGIMGEYIGKILSELKARPIYFVAEHSVKRSTTDAAVSVGDRTAAE is encoded by the coding sequence ATGATGCTCGGCAGTGACGTTTCTGGCTTGGCGACCGACCCCGCGACCGCTGCGGCGCAGGGGTTGTCGATCGTCGTGCCGGTCTACAACGAAGCCGCCGGCCTGACCCACTTCCATGAGCGGCTGGGCGTGCTGGCGCAGACCCTGAAGCAGCGCCACGGCCTCGCCTGCGAAGTTGTCTATGTCGATGACGGCAGCGCCGACGGCACGCTGGCAATCGCCCGCGCGTTGCCGGCCACCTCCTCGCTCGACGTGCAGGTGGTGTCGCTGTCGCGCAATTTCGGCAAGGAAGCCGCCCTGATGGCCGGGCTCGACCACGCCTCCCGCGGCGCCGTGATGTTCATGGACGGCGACGGTCAGCATCCGCCCGAACTGGTCGAGCAGCTGGTGCGGCACTGGATCGTCGAAGGCTATGACGTCGTCTATACGGCGAAGGCGCATCGCGACAACGAGTCGTTTCTGCGCCGCCAGGCGGTGCGCGGCTTCTACGCGCTGATCAACTGGGGCGCCCGCCAGAAGATTCCCGAAGACGCCGGCGACTTCCGGCTGCTGTCACCGCGCGCTGCCGCGGCACTGCGGCTGCTGCCGGAGCGCAACCGCTTCTTCAAGGGCCTCGCCACCTGGATCGGCTTTCGCCAGTTGCGCGTCGACTACGAACCGGCGGCGCGCGCCCATGGCGTCACCTCGTTCAACCCGCGACAGCTGATCGGCCTGTCGATCGAGGGGCTGACCTCGTTCTCGGTGGCACCGTTGCGCTTTGCCAGCATGTTCGGATTGCTGCTGGCGCTTGGTGCCTTCCTGTTCGGCCTCAACATCCTGTGGGAGACCTGGATGGAGGGCAAGTCGGTGCCCGGCTATCCCTCGCTGATGGTCGGCCTGATGACCATCGGCGGCGTACAACTGCTGATGATCGGAATCATGGGCGAGTATATCGGCAAGATCCTCTCGGAGCTGAAAGCAAGGCCAATCTACTTCGTGGCCGAGCACAGCGTGAAGCGTAGCACGACCGACGCCGCCGTCAGCGTCGGCGACCGGACCGCAGCCGAATGA
- the groL gene encoding chaperonin GroEL (60 kDa chaperone family; promotes refolding of misfolded polypeptides especially under stressful conditions; forms two stacked rings of heptamers to form a barrel-shaped 14mer; ends can be capped by GroES; misfolded proteins enter the barrel where they are refolded when GroES binds): MAAKDVKFSGDARDRMLRGVDILANAVKVTLGPKGRNVVIEKSFGAPRITKDGVTVAKEIELEDKFENMGAQMLREVASKTNDTAGDGTTTATVLAQAIVREGAKSVAAGMNPMDLKRGIDIAVAAVIKDITKRAKPVASSAEVAQVGTISANGDATIGKMIAQAMQKVGNEGVITVEENKSLETEVDIVEGMKFDRGYLSPYFVTNAEKMTAELEDAYILLYEKKVSGLQAMLPVLEAVVQSGKPLLIIAEDVEGEALATLVVNRLRGGLKVAAVKAPGFGDRRKAMLEDIAILTGGQLISEDLGMKLESVTLAMLGRAKKVVIDKENTTVVNGAGKKPAIEARVNQIKAQIEETTSDYDREKLQERLAKLAGGVAIIRVGGATEVEVKEKKDRVDDALNATRAAVQEGIVPGGGTALLRAKKAVGRIQNDNPDVQAGINIVLKALEAPIRQIAENAGVEGSIVVGKILENKSETFGFDAQTEEYVDMVAKGIIDPAKVVRTALQDAASVAGLLVTTEAMVADIPKEAAPAMPGGGGGMGGMGGMGGMGF, translated from the coding sequence ATGGCTGCCAAAGACGTCAAGTTTTCCGGAGACGCGCGCGATCGCATGCTGCGCGGCGTCGACATCCTCGCCAACGCAGTGAAGGTCACCCTCGGTCCCAAGGGCCGCAACGTGGTGATCGAGAAGAGCTTCGGCGCTCCGCGCATCACCAAGGACGGCGTCACCGTCGCCAAGGAGATCGAGCTCGAGGACAAGTTCGAGAACATGGGCGCGCAGATGCTGCGCGAGGTCGCCTCCAAGACCAACGACACCGCCGGCGACGGCACCACCACCGCCACCGTGCTGGCCCAGGCCATCGTCCGTGAAGGCGCCAAGTCGGTTGCCGCCGGCATGAACCCGATGGACCTCAAGCGCGGCATCGACATCGCCGTCGCCGCCGTCATCAAGGACATCACCAAGCGTGCCAAGCCGGTCGCCTCCTCGGCCGAGGTTGCCCAGGTCGGCACCATCTCCGCCAACGGCGACGCCACCATCGGCAAGATGATCGCCCAGGCGATGCAGAAGGTCGGCAACGAAGGCGTCATCACCGTCGAAGAGAACAAGTCGCTCGAAACCGAAGTCGATATCGTCGAGGGCATGAAGTTCGATCGCGGCTATCTGTCACCCTACTTCGTCACCAATGCCGAGAAGATGACCGCCGAACTCGAGGATGCCTACATCCTGCTTTACGAGAAGAAGGTGTCCGGCCTGCAGGCCATGCTGCCGGTGCTCGAAGCCGTTGTGCAGAGCGGCAAGCCGCTCTTGATCATCGCCGAGGACGTTGAAGGCGAAGCGCTCGCCACCCTCGTCGTCAACCGTCTGCGTGGCGGCCTCAAGGTTGCCGCCGTCAAGGCGCCGGGCTTCGGTGATCGCCGCAAGGCAATGCTGGAAGACATCGCGATCCTGACCGGCGGTCAGCTGATCTCGGAAGACCTCGGCATGAAACTGGAGAGCGTCACGCTCGCCATGCTCGGCCGCGCCAAGAAGGTGGTGATCGACAAGGAGAACACCACCGTCGTCAACGGCGCCGGCAAGAAGCCCGCCATCGAGGCGCGCGTCAACCAGATCAAGGCGCAGATCGAGGAAACCACCTCGGACTACGACCGCGAGAAGCTTCAGGAGCGTCTGGCCAAGCTGGCCGGCGGCGTCGCGATCATTCGCGTCGGCGGCGCCACCGAAGTCGAAGTGAAGGAAAAGAAGGACCGCGTTGACGACGCGCTCAACGCGACCCGCGCGGCCGTTCAGGAAGGCATCGTGCCGGGCGGCGGCACCGCGCTGCTGCGCGCCAAGAAGGCCGTCGGCCGCATCCAGAACGACAATCCCGACGTCCAGGCCGGCATCAATATCGTGCTGAAGGCGCTGGAAGCCCCGATCCGCCAGATCGCCGAGAATGCCGGCGTGGAAGGCTCGATCGTGGTCGGCAAGATCCTCGAGAACAAGTCCGAGACCTTCGGTTTCGACGCTCAGACCGAGGAATATGTCGACATGGTCGCCAAGGGCATCATCGACCCCGCCAAGGTGGTTCGTACCGCACTGCAGGACGCGGCCTCCGTCGCCGGCCTGCTGGTGACCACCGAAGCCATGGTCGCCGACATTCCGAAGGAAGCCGCGCCGGCAATGCCGGGCGGTGGCGGCGGTATGGGTGGCATGGGCGGAATGGGTGGCATGGGCTTCTGA
- the groES gene encoding co-chaperone GroES — protein MSKIKFRPLHDRVVVKRILAEEKTKGGIIIPDSAKEKPQEGEVVAVGPGGRDEAGKLLPIDIKTGDKVLFGKWSGTEIKLDGEELLIMKESDIMGVLA, from the coding sequence ATGTCGAAGATCAAATTCCGTCCGCTGCACGACCGCGTCGTGGTCAAGCGCATTCTCGCCGAGGAAAAGACCAAGGGCGGCATCATCATCCCGGATAGCGCCAAGGAAAAGCCCCAGGAGGGCGAGGTGGTTGCGGTCGGCCCCGGTGGCCGTGACGAGGCCGGCAAGCTGCTGCCGATCGACATCAAGACCGGCGACAAGGTGCTGTTCGGCAAGTGGTCCGGCACCGAGATCAAGCTCGACGGCGAAGAGCTGCTGATCATGAAGGAATCCGACATCATGGGCGTGCTGGCGTAA
- a CDS encoding protein phosphatase CheZ codes for MSVRRKRFRIEEVILGGTPMPAEIAGDTMPMHREIMTELRAIRDQMGRPHQGENAVTNQIGASTDAQVAEAHALLETYRAQIEQCEKLKIELDLIHDAITRTKQEIAVLHGKSFDGEEMAKVNGELGAVVGGTEEATQQILEAAEAIDNASTALSKITSPDQQKQLTEEIQERVVSIFEACNFQDLTGQRISKVMTTMKFIENHITTMMDIWGGVDAIRAHAPPIVDEREGDDRLLNGPKLNGDVGHASQDDIDALFG; via the coding sequence ATGTCTGTTCGTCGCAAGCGCTTTCGTATCGAAGAAGTCATTCTCGGTGGTACGCCGATGCCCGCCGAAATCGCTGGCGATACTATGCCCATGCACCGGGAGATCATGACGGAGCTGCGCGCGATCCGCGACCAGATGGGTCGACCTCATCAAGGCGAGAATGCAGTTACCAACCAGATCGGCGCGTCCACCGACGCCCAGGTCGCCGAGGCCCACGCCCTCCTCGAGACCTATCGCGCCCAGATCGAACAGTGCGAAAAGCTCAAGATCGAGCTCGACCTGATCCACGATGCCATTACCCGCACCAAGCAGGAGATTGCCGTTCTGCACGGCAAGAGCTTCGACGGCGAGGAAATGGCCAAGGTCAACGGCGAGCTCGGCGCGGTGGTCGGCGGCACCGAGGAAGCCACCCAGCAGATCCTGGAAGCGGCGGAAGCGATCGACAACGCCTCCACGGCCCTCAGCAAGATCACCTCACCCGACCAGCAGAAGCAGCTCACCGAGGAAATCCAGGAACGCGTTGTCTCGATTTTCGAGGCCTGCAACTTCCAGGATCTCACCGGCCAGCGCATCAGCAAGGTGATGACCACGATGAAGTTCATCGAGAACCACATCACGACCATGATGGACATCTGGGGCGGCGTCGACGCCATCCGCGCCCATGCGCCGCCGATTGTTGACGAGCGCGAGGGTGACGACCGCCTGCTCAATGGCCCGAAGCTCAACGGCGACGTCGGCCACGCCTCGCAGGACGATATCGACGCGCTGTTCGGCTAG
- a CDS encoding 16S rRNA (uracil(1498)-N(3))-methyltransferase, giving the protein MPQADFRSPRLFVDAPFAPDGSLALDRSQSNYLGNVLRLGAGDQVLVFNGLDGEWRSAISGGKRVDRLTLLAQSRPQDRLQDITYLFAPLKHARLDYMVQKAVEMGVSALQPVTTRFTQVSRVNTERMRANVVEAAEQCGILSIAGVGEPQTLDKYLGQRDGARLLVFCDEEAPVADPVAALAGAREQAGHGIDVLIGPEGGFAGPERDVLLKQPNILRLALGPRILRADTAAVAALTLVQAALGDFAVTK; this is encoded by the coding sequence ATGCCGCAAGCCGATTTTCGCAGCCCCCGCCTGTTCGTCGATGCGCCATTCGCGCCTGACGGCAGCCTCGCGCTGGACCGCAGCCAGAGCAACTACCTCGGCAATGTGCTGCGGCTGGGCGCCGGCGACCAGGTGCTGGTGTTCAACGGCCTCGACGGCGAATGGCGCTCGGCGATCTCCGGCGGCAAGCGCGTCGATCGGCTGACCCTGCTGGCGCAGAGCCGGCCGCAGGACCGGTTGCAGGACATCACCTACCTGTTTGCGCCGCTGAAACACGCCCGCCTCGACTATATGGTGCAAAAGGCCGTGGAAATGGGGGTTTCGGCGCTGCAGCCGGTGACCACCCGGTTTACCCAGGTGTCCCGGGTCAATACCGAGCGGATGCGGGCCAATGTGGTGGAAGCCGCCGAGCAATGCGGCATCCTCAGCATCGCCGGAGTCGGCGAACCGCAGACCCTGGACAAATATCTCGGCCAGCGCGACGGCGCCCGGCTGCTGGTGTTCTGCGACGAGGAGGCCCCCGTGGCCGATCCCGTGGCGGCGCTGGCCGGCGCCCGCGAGCAGGCCGGCCACGGCATCGACGTGCTGATCGGCCCGGAGGGCGGCTTCGCCGGGCCGGAGCGCGACGTTCTGCTGAAGCAGCCGAATATCCTGCGGCTGGCGCTGGGACCGCGAATCCTGCGCGCCGATACCGCCGCCGTAGCCGCCCTGACCCTGGTGCAGGCCGCGCTCGGTGATTTTGCGGTAACCAAGTAG
- a CDS encoding ChbG/HpnK family deacetylase produces the protein MTDDTPRRIWLCADDYGLSSGVNRGIRELIERGRLNATSVMVVGPAIGRDEVSALNEAVASSPRCAIGLHATLTAPFYPLTINFRPLQGGLFLPLASKLRSSMLRRLDPQMIRGELTAQIAAFVNLFGRPPDYIDGHQHVHIFPQVRDAFLAAARTQAPEAWVRQCGRTGPLRERLNMPKAMLLDTLSAAFRKRAARHGVAFNPGFAGAYDFVREADFGRLMGGFLHGLPDGGLIMCHPGFVDEVLVSLDPLTDQREREYAFLASDDFSRLLDANKVTLS, from the coding sequence ATGACCGACGACACGCCGCGCCGGATCTGGCTGTGCGCCGACGATTACGGTCTCAGCTCCGGCGTTAATCGCGGCATCCGCGAGCTGATCGAACGCGGCCGGCTCAACGCCACGTCGGTGATGGTGGTAGGCCCGGCGATCGGTCGCGACGAAGTCAGTGCCCTCAACGAAGCTGTCGCCAGCAGTCCCCGCTGCGCCATCGGCCTGCACGCCACGCTGACCGCGCCGTTCTATCCGCTGACGATCAACTTCCGGCCGCTGCAGGGTGGCCTGTTCCTGCCGCTCGCCAGCAAGCTGCGCAGCAGCATGTTGCGGCGGCTCGATCCGCAAATGATTCGCGGCGAGCTGACGGCGCAGATCGCCGCATTCGTGAACCTGTTCGGACGTCCGCCGGACTACATTGACGGCCATCAGCACGTGCACATTTTCCCGCAGGTGCGCGATGCGTTTCTGGCCGCGGCCAGGACGCAGGCGCCCGAAGCCTGGGTGCGCCAGTGCGGTCGCACCGGGCCGTTGCGGGAGCGGCTGAACATGCCCAAGGCGATGCTGCTCGATACGCTCAGCGCCGCGTTTCGCAAGCGCGCCGCGCGCCATGGCGTCGCCTTCAATCCCGGCTTTGCTGGCGCCTACGACTTTGTCCGAGAGGCCGATTTCGGCAGGCTGATGGGCGGCTTTCTCCACGGGCTGCCGGACGGCGGACTCATCATGTGCCACCCTGGCTTTGTCGACGAGGTCCTGGTCAGCCTCGATCCGCTGACCGACCAGCGCGAGCGGGAGTATGCGTTTCTCGCCAGCGACGACTTTTCGCGCCTGCTCGACGCGAACAAAGTTACATTGAGCTGA
- a CDS encoding L,D-transpeptidase, with protein sequence MFRKLSVAFLASASCLGAGLHQAAALDAAAPFAEPAVLYADRSQPAPQRVAYAERPRMGGGFIEFLFSDAPPQSGRYQQQPSAEQQPYPRAYEPQRALLPQQQGMLQQDESIDPARPAMDPKYEPQLVAYSGKESPGTIVVDTPNKFLFLVQGDGRAMRYGIGVGKPGFTWSGVKTITAKKEWPAWTPPPEMLLRRPDLPRHMEGGPANPLGARAMYLGSTLYRIHGSNEPWTIGTNVSSGCIRMRNEDVIDLYGRVNVGARVIVI encoded by the coding sequence ATGTTCAGAAAACTATCCGTCGCATTTCTCGCCAGTGCGTCATGTCTCGGCGCCGGACTCCATCAGGCTGCCGCGCTCGACGCTGCCGCGCCGTTTGCCGAGCCCGCCGTGCTTTATGCGGATCGGTCGCAGCCCGCGCCGCAGCGGGTCGCTTACGCCGAGCGCCCGCGCATGGGCGGCGGCTTCATCGAATTCCTGTTCAGCGACGCGCCGCCGCAAAGCGGGCGTTACCAGCAACAGCCGTCCGCCGAACAGCAGCCCTATCCGCGCGCCTATGAACCGCAGCGCGCGCTACTACCGCAGCAGCAGGGCATGTTGCAGCAGGATGAATCCATCGATCCGGCGCGTCCGGCGATGGATCCGAAATACGAGCCGCAACTGGTGGCTTATTCCGGCAAGGAGAGCCCCGGCACCATCGTCGTCGATACGCCCAACAAATTCCTGTTCCTGGTGCAGGGCGACGGCCGCGCGATGCGCTATGGCATCGGCGTCGGCAAGCCCGGCTTTACCTGGTCGGGCGTGAAGACCATTACCGCCAAGAAGGAATGGCCGGCCTGGACGCCGCCGCCGGAAATGCTGCTGCGTCGTCCCGATCTGCCGCGGCACATGGAAGGCGGTCCCGCCAATCCGCTCGGCGCGCGGGCCATGTATCTGGGGTCGACGCTGTACCGCATTCATGGCTCCAACGAGCCGTGGACCATCGGCACCAATGTCTCGTCCGGCTGCATCCGCATGCGCAACGAGGACGTGATCGACCTCTACGGCCGGGTCAACGTCGGCGCGCGGGTCATCGTGATCTGA
- the ubiA gene encoding 4-hydroxybenzoate octaprenyltransferase, whose amino-acid sequence MSDAAARVADATGNWVDHIAPLWSRPYLRLARFDRPIGSWLLLMPCWWSAALAAGVAHDVSQLPTIIVLFFVGAFVMRGAGCTWNDITDRDLDAKVERTRSRPIPAGQVSVTKAAAFLVLQALIGLAILLQFNSFAIATGIASLVIVAAYPFMKRVTYWPQVVLGLAFSWGALMGFAVQFGRIDATALLLYAGSISWVIGYDTIYAHQDAEDDALIGIKSTALLFGARTRLALGAFYALAVALIGAALALGGAHWPAWLGLAVFTAHLIWQIVRLDIRDPALCLRVFKSNRDAGLLLLAGLLVDAVLRA is encoded by the coding sequence ATGAGCGATGCGGCCGCCCGCGTTGCCGATGCGACCGGCAACTGGGTCGATCACATCGCGCCGCTGTGGTCGCGGCCCTATCTGCGATTGGCGCGCTTCGACCGGCCGATCGGATCGTGGCTGCTGCTGATGCCGTGCTGGTGGTCGGCGGCGCTGGCCGCCGGCGTTGCCCACGACGTCAGCCAGCTTCCCACGATCATCGTGCTGTTCTTCGTCGGCGCCTTCGTGATGCGCGGCGCCGGCTGCACCTGGAACGATATCACCGACCGCGATCTCGATGCGAAAGTGGAGCGGACGCGATCGCGGCCGATTCCGGCCGGGCAGGTCAGCGTCACCAAGGCCGCCGCGTTCCTGGTCCTCCAGGCGCTGATCGGACTTGCGATCCTGCTGCAGTTCAACAGCTTCGCGATTGCCACCGGCATCGCCTCGCTGGTCATCGTCGCCGCCTATCCGTTCATGAAGCGGGTCACCTACTGGCCGCAGGTGGTGCTCGGGCTGGCGTTCTCCTGGGGCGCGCTGATGGGCTTTGCGGTGCAGTTCGGCCGCATCGATGCCACTGCGCTCTTGCTCTATGCCGGCTCGATCTCATGGGTGATCGGCTACGACACCATCTACGCCCACCAGGACGCCGAGGACGATGCGCTGATCGGCATCAAGTCCACGGCGCTGCTGTTCGGCGCGCGCACCCGACTGGCGCTCGGGGCATTCTACGCGCTGGCGGTGGCGCTGATCGGCGCGGCGCTGGCGCTGGGCGGTGCGCACTGGCCGGCCTGGCTGGGGCTTGCGGTCTTCACTGCGCATCTGATCTGGCAGATCGTCCGGCTCGACATCCGCGATCCCGCTTTATGCCTGCGCGTATTCAAATCCAACCGCGACGCCGGGCTGCTGCTACTGGCGGGATTGCTGGTCGATGCAGTGCTGCGGGCCTGA